In a genomic window of Streptomyces sp. NBC_01142:
- a CDS encoding cytochrome P450, which produces MYGPEAEEPYAFYAKLRQEHGSVAPVLLPGDVPAWLVLGHRENLEVMRSPSLYCNDSRIWNIRLQPDSPLLPMTAWQPMLAFADAAEHARLRAAVTEGLAQFNRHGMRRYVVRYTHRLVDNFASAGRADLVADFAEKLPILVMARQFGVPEQDALPLGAAVRDMVKGTETALQSNQFVVGVMQELVKRKKERPGEDFASWLLRHESALTDDEVMEHLRHAIVAATENTTNLIANTLRMVMTDRRFRSSLSGGAMTLPDALDQVMWDAPPLTVVPTRWATGDTRLGTQEIKAGDLVMLGLAAGNVDPEIRPDLSRPVHGNRSHLAFSSGPHECPGQDIGRAIADTGIDTLLARLPDVQLSVLEDELYVTGSLVSSRLNNLPTRFTPQRPKKDSAGGPSSPSSAQPLPAAAHSVAPAPAPVAVRKPWWRRLFG; this is translated from the coding sequence ATGTACGGACCGGAAGCGGAGGAGCCGTACGCGTTCTACGCCAAGCTGCGTCAGGAGCACGGCTCGGTGGCGCCCGTGCTGCTTCCCGGTGACGTACCGGCCTGGCTGGTACTGGGACACCGGGAGAACCTGGAGGTCATGCGGTCGCCCTCCCTGTACTGCAACGACTCCCGCATATGGAACATCCGGTTGCAGCCCGACTCCCCACTGCTGCCGATGACCGCATGGCAACCGATGCTGGCTTTCGCCGACGCCGCGGAGCACGCACGACTGCGGGCGGCAGTGACAGAGGGCCTAGCACAGTTCAACCGGCACGGAATGCGGCGCTACGTCGTGCGCTACACGCACCGGCTGGTTGACAACTTCGCCAGCGCCGGCAGGGCCGACCTGGTGGCGGACTTCGCCGAGAAGCTGCCGATCCTCGTCATGGCCCGGCAGTTCGGCGTGCCCGAGCAGGACGCGCTGCCGCTGGGTGCAGCCGTGCGTGACATGGTCAAGGGCACCGAAACGGCGCTTCAGAGCAACCAGTTCGTCGTGGGTGTCATGCAGGAGCTCGTCAAGCGGAAGAAGGAGCGGCCCGGCGAGGACTTCGCCAGCTGGCTGCTGCGCCACGAGTCGGCTCTCACGGACGACGAGGTGATGGAGCACCTGCGGCATGCCATCGTCGCTGCGACCGAGAACACCACCAACCTGATCGCGAACACGCTGCGGATGGTGATGACCGACCGGCGCTTCCGCTCGAGCCTGTCCGGAGGTGCGATGACCCTGCCGGACGCTCTGGACCAGGTGATGTGGGATGCGCCGCCGCTCACCGTGGTGCCCACCCGATGGGCGACCGGCGACACACGGCTCGGCACCCAGGAGATCAAGGCAGGCGACTTGGTGATGCTGGGCCTGGCGGCCGGCAACGTCGATCCCGAGATCCGGCCGGACCTGTCCAGGCCCGTGCACGGCAACCGCTCACACCTTGCCTTCAGCAGCGGGCCGCACGAGTGCCCCGGCCAGGACATCGGGCGGGCCATCGCAGACACGGGCATCGACACGCTGCTCGCCCGACTGCCCGATGTCCAGCTCTCCGTGCTCGAGGACGAGTTGTACGTGACCGGTTCCCTGGTCTCCTCCCGCCTGAACAACCTGCCCACGCGCTTCACGCCCCAGCGGCCGAAGAAGGACAGTGCCGGCGGCCCGTCCTCGCCATCCTCCGCCCAGCCGCTGCCAGCTGCCGCGCATTCGGTCGCTCCCGCGCCCGCGCCGGTCGCGGTCCGCAAGCCGTGGTGGCGCAGGCTCTTTGGCTGA